One region of Metallosphaera sedula DSM 5348 genomic DNA includes:
- the crn1 gene encoding CRISPR-associated ring nuclease Crn1, whose translation MVKLVSTLGTSPGGVFETFMNLRQGKYEAENPVPVDIKEVYVIRTSDPAVERAFRLLKAIFACCGGREVEVAGIPLAMNDINTRSDYLQFRREVLSRISPGDYVDFTGGRKAMSVAAVLAARQREAHVVTSIIPQADYNEIQSKMKDFKDEDILEGENGRCKVDFCVLTSRNVKTILLE comes from the coding sequence ATGGTCAAACTCGTATCCACTCTAGGAACAAGCCCCGGTGGCGTCTTCGAGACGTTCATGAACTTAAGGCAGGGGAAGTATGAGGCTGAGAACCCTGTCCCCGTGGACATAAAGGAGGTTTACGTGATAAGGACCTCTGACCCTGCAGTCGAGAGGGCCTTCAGGCTCCTGAAGGCGATCTTTGCGTGCTGTGGCGGAAGGGAGGTCGAGGTTGCTGGTATACCGCTGGCGATGAACGACATCAATACTAGGTCAGACTATCTCCAGTTTAGGAGGGAGGTCCTATCACGGATCTCTCCTGGAGACTACGTGGATTTCACTGGAGGGAGGAAGGCCATGAGCGTGGCAGCGGTCCTCGCCGCGAGACAGAGGGAGGCCCACGTGGTCACGTCGATTATCCCACAAGCGGATTACAACGAGATCCAGAGCAAGATGAAGGACTTCAAAGATGAGGACATATTGGAGGGCGAAAACGGAAGGTGCAAGGTGGACTTCTGCGTCCTGACCTCGAGAAATGTAAAGACCATTCTCCTGGAGTAG
- the csx1 gene encoding CRISPR-associated CARF protein Csx1, whose product MSLVFAVVGDPKNYAEVNYQLDETIVRSKTSFSVFRGKEKIIIAGVSLCKNLTSFEDCEKEVKDYVIPAITSPEGGDPINHDNVIVAPNVMGKIKGNLGLFFSHVYLSALRKLLEKEPDGVVLDSTHGINYMSLLTKDALTLALSVYCAVKRKKTTFSIYNSDPYVKDHEPFVIREVNSFTITPVSGLKYVTSQILSKTPDKYKPGRICDNCSSLFSEKDVHRVAKAMDSGLFLYVTQKLKGINLRDNDEGKEARKLEVDKVLDVLERAMTVVQWSEANNEYVYMSRGNVETAEAHALFKIASQIDVEDLDQLESAVEMYCDDVTSTIVKQEISHIRQSEGGIPQDRFEKYSNVMGLQNVGQTDKRILYAHGGLPYDLTLLRKEGGKILIRYESIIKIERMLG is encoded by the coding sequence ATGTCCCTCGTGTTCGCAGTAGTCGGAGACCCGAAGAACTACGCTGAAGTCAACTATCAGTTGGACGAAACGATTGTCAGGTCAAAGACGAGCTTCTCCGTCTTTAGGGGGAAGGAAAAGATAATCATAGCTGGGGTCTCCCTGTGTAAAAACCTCACCTCATTCGAGGATTGTGAGAAAGAGGTCAAAGACTACGTCATTCCAGCGATCACTTCACCAGAGGGGGGAGACCCCATCAATCACGATAATGTGATAGTGGCGCCTAACGTGATGGGGAAAATCAAGGGAAATCTAGGCCTATTCTTCTCCCACGTTTATTTGTCGGCATTGCGTAAACTCCTCGAGAAGGAACCAGATGGCGTGGTCCTTGACTCCACCCACGGGATAAACTACATGTCCCTACTCACTAAGGACGCGTTAACTTTGGCCCTATCAGTTTACTGTGCAGTGAAGCGGAAGAAAACAACTTTCTCGATCTATAACTCGGATCCTTACGTGAAGGACCATGAACCATTCGTTATTAGGGAGGTCAACAGCTTCACGATAACCCCAGTCTCGGGATTGAAGTACGTTACTTCTCAAATTTTAAGCAAGACTCCTGACAAATACAAACCAGGTAGGATATGCGACAATTGCTCGTCACTCTTCTCGGAAAAGGACGTTCACAGGGTTGCTAAGGCCATGGATAGCGGTCTATTCTTGTACGTGACTCAGAAGCTGAAGGGAATAAACCTAAGGGATAATGACGAAGGTAAGGAGGCCAGGAAACTGGAAGTGGACAAGGTTCTCGACGTCTTGGAGAGGGCAATGACTGTGGTTCAGTGGAGTGAAGCCAACAACGAGTACGTGTACATGAGTAGGGGTAACGTTGAGACAGCGGAGGCCCACGCGTTGTTTAAGATTGCCTCGCAGATCGATGTAGAAGACCTGGATCAACTCGAGTCGGCCGTGGAGATGTATTGCGATGACGTGACCAGCACCATAGTTAAACAGGAGATATCTCACATAAGGCAGAGTGAAGGTGGCATTCCCCAGGACAGGTTTGAAAAGTATAGTAATGTAATGGGTCTCCAAAATGTAGGACAAACGGATAAGCGAATTCTTTACGCCCATGGTGGGTTACCATACGATTTAACCTTGCTGAGGAAAGAGGGAGGCAAGATTCTTATACGGTACGAATCCATCATCAAAATTGAGAGAATGCTTGGCTAG
- a CDS encoding YeeE/YedE thiosulfate transporter family protein has product MLEMITFTAPMWVGILIGFIIGAAAEAWGIANPETLIRLAKWEDRLFVICIALGLAISTPVLFGLYALGVGFHFSPKPLYLVGVGLGGVLFGAGLAIAGYFPGSIWMALGEGRRDAIYALLGALLGAASWTALYQTSVGQWLVSTLNFGSLVIGGKHVSTFVIQPFQGLTPVDLFGISLVYAVGLFLVAYYLPRYKGGQRSCIRENLERRNTPVEVQKHLDTAIYLTDGGLPYSQTSLAKKVNEYYATESNVTRWFMVSIAGIVGLTVVLEMFLHQIFGESTTYSWIVGQLFMPSFKYSQIVFKGIGWEPFSDIGTLMGAFFSAVFITRRFTSFRNIIPPSWAHRFGTNEAVRFVGSFLGGYLMLFGARMAGGCASGHILSGDMQMALSGLEFTAAVFAAMIITAKVVYK; this is encoded by the coding sequence GTGCTTGAGATGATAACCTTTACAGCACCCATGTGGGTTGGAATCCTCATAGGCTTCATCATAGGCGCAGCAGCGGAGGCCTGGGGGATAGCAAACCCAGAGACGCTAATAAGACTAGCGAAGTGGGAGGATAGACTCTTCGTAATATGCATCGCCCTGGGCCTGGCGATCTCGACTCCCGTACTATTTGGGCTCTATGCCCTCGGGGTGGGTTTCCACTTCAGCCCGAAGCCACTCTACCTAGTTGGAGTTGGCCTCGGCGGAGTCCTGTTTGGAGCAGGGCTGGCAATAGCCGGGTATTTCCCTGGTTCCATCTGGATGGCCCTAGGTGAAGGAAGAAGGGACGCAATCTATGCTTTACTGGGAGCACTCCTCGGAGCTGCCTCGTGGACGGCCCTGTACCAGACCAGCGTTGGCCAGTGGCTAGTGAGTACTCTGAACTTCGGTAGCCTCGTGATCGGTGGAAAGCACGTGTCTACCTTCGTGATTCAGCCGTTCCAGGGACTGACCCCCGTGGACCTTTTCGGGATATCCCTAGTTTACGCGGTCGGCCTCTTCCTAGTCGCATATTACCTTCCGAGGTATAAGGGAGGACAGAGGAGTTGCATTAGGGAGAACCTTGAGAGGAGGAACACTCCCGTCGAGGTCCAGAAGCACCTCGACACAGCAATCTACTTGACCGATGGCGGTCTACCCTACTCCCAGACCTCTCTAGCCAAGAAGGTGAACGAGTACTACGCAACGGAGAGCAACGTAACCAGGTGGTTCATGGTCTCCATCGCCGGTATCGTGGGGCTTACTGTGGTACTGGAGATGTTCCTTCACCAGATATTCGGCGAATCCACAACCTACTCCTGGATAGTTGGGCAACTCTTCATGCCATCTTTCAAGTATAGCCAGATAGTCTTCAAGGGGATTGGATGGGAGCCCTTCAGCGACATTGGGACCTTGATGGGAGCCTTCTTCAGCGCAGTCTTCATTACTAGGAGGTTCACATCCTTTAGGAACATCATACCGCCAAGCTGGGCCCACAGGTTCGGGACAAATGAGGCAGTGAGGTTCGTGGGTTCCTTCCTGGGAGGTTACCTGATGCTGTTCGGAGCCAGGATGGCAGGCGGTTGCGCCAGCGGACACATCCTCAGCGGTGACATGCAGATGGCCCTGAGTGGTCTCGAGTTCACAGCAGCCGTTTTTGCAGCAATGATCATAACTGCGAAGGTGGTGTACAAATGA
- a CDS encoding CRISPR system precrRNA processing endoribonuclease RAMP protein Cas6, producing MEKSRRKMFTNDPAVVFFVNVMEVTGLPREKLCITWEKLGEWLWPEPSLLDYIQVTYAGKVVTGMTGKLRYSLTECADRDSVKKLLENAVSRGIGTSRRNGFGRVEVRVR from the coding sequence GTGGAGAAAAGCCGAAGGAAGATGTTCACCAACGATCCTGCAGTGGTTTTCTTCGTTAACGTCATGGAAGTCACTGGACTACCTAGGGAAAAGCTCTGTATTACCTGGGAAAAATTAGGGGAGTGGTTATGGCCCGAACCTTCTTTACTCGACTACATACAGGTCACCTACGCCGGAAAGGTTGTTACGGGTATGACGGGCAAACTTAGATATTCCCTAACGGAGTGTGCTGACCGTGACTCAGTGAAAAAGCTCCTGGAAAACGCGGTGTCACGGGGGATTGGAACCTCTAGGAGAAACGGGTTCGGGAGAGTTGAGGTGAGAGTTAGATGA